A single genomic interval of Malania oleifera isolate guangnan ecotype guangnan chromosome 11, ASM2987363v1, whole genome shotgun sequence harbors:
- the LOC131167533 gene encoding uncharacterized protein LOC131167533, producing MFAQGQSMDHPPKLCGTNYPAWKDWMSILIHAYDYRTWNVITEGDYTLKNEEGDDIPIGKLPKVDAKLAQLNFKTKNFLYCAMNNEECNRICGCNMAKEIWEKLQVTYEGTTQVKKSKIYMLVQEYEMFKMEESETITALFTHFTHITNGLKAFGREYSMEDNV from the coding sequence atgtttgcccaaggtcaatccaTGGACCATCCTCCCAAATTATGCGGAACTAACTACCCGGCATGGAAAGATTGGATGTCAATCCTCATCCATGCCTATGACTACCGAACGTGGAATGTCATCACCGAAGGAGACTACACCTTAAAGAATGAGGAAGGCGATGACATACCAATTGGGAAACTTCCCAAGGTTGATGCAAAGCTGGCACAACTGAATTTTAAGACTAAGAACTTCCTTTATTGTGCTATGAACAATGAAGAGTGCAACCGAATCTGTGGATGCAACAtggctaaggagatatgggaaaagcttcaggtaacgtatgaaggaacGACCCAGGTAAAGAAATCGAAAATTTATATGTTGGttcaagaatatgaaatgtttaaaatggaagagaGTGAAACAATTACTGCTTTGTTTACTCATTTTACACATATcacaaatggactaaaagctTTTGGTAGAgaatactctatggaagataatgtgtag